The genomic region GGCATTTTCttaaagtgtttttttttttaaacccaAGATAATATCATACAAATAAGAAGTGGAAGCCATGTATCATCAAAAAGTTAAACTAATTATTGAGACTTCAGATCCAATCCAATTAATGGAGAACCACGCAATCACTTTACATATTTGTTCTAAAACAAATCCAGAAGGGAATTATCAACCAAAGTTAATACATCTGACTTCAATCTCTGATGAACAAAAATTCTATATACTCTTGCATACGGAACATAAAATATAAGGAAAATAATAGGAAACATGtatacaaattgacaaataacAGAAAAATATAGGCATACTGTATTTTCTCTAAATTAAAAATTGAATTAAGTTGTATAAAAATTATTGTCATCTAGCAAAAGAAGCAAAATCATTAATTAGAATCAGTATATATACAAAGTACTGTAACGATGTAActaaaaatatttctacaaatAAATTATGCGTACGTACGAAGTATTGTGCAGATTAATCTCGAATAAATTATGCGTACGTACATTAATTATATTTCTACAAATACAGTATGAAAAGCAAGATACTCTcaaaaatataaattataaataaatttAAATGAACATCGAACATATGCCGCTACCTGTAGTAATTATTGTGCTGCGAGAACTTGATTCATCTTCAATCAACCCTTTTATGAATTTGTATCCCTACATAAGAATACGAAGTATTGTGCAGATTAATCTCGAATAAATTATGCGTACGTACATTAATTATATTTCTACAAATACAGTATGAAAAGCAAGATACTCTcaaaaatataaattataaataaatttAAATGAACATCGAACATATGCCGCTACCTGTAGTAATTATTGTGCTGCGAGAACTTGATTCATCTTCAATCAACCCTTTTATGAATTTGTATCCCTACATAAGAATAGTTAAATCAATTTTAGAACTTTTAAAAACAAACACATAACTAAATATAGTCCTACGTACTGAGACTACGGACTAAaaccaataaaaataaaaaagcaCATGAATGGCTTTACTGAATGAAATGACCGTATATATACATTGCCCCAATACAGTATTGGGCAGGTTTTGGACTCTATCCTTAACCTTAAAACTCAATCTTTTTGTAATTTACTCTctctatcttatttaaattttatcatTAATATTTTTAAAATTTCTCTATTATTTATCTATTTAACGTGTTTCATtaaagttggagtctctagaattgcctgaaaaaagcctcttttatatatatatattgattactCTACAAGAGTTAGTAAATACATATAATCAATTAAGCTAATTTGCATAAAatcttttacaaaaaaaaataaaaaataaaaactacTCCGTACAATAAAGAAAATATTTGTCAAACTCATATAATTTCAGTCAACGAGAAGTCTTACCTTTATTACAAAACCGTCTTACACAATACTTACCCGACTCATATAAACGAATAATACGGGTAACTATATAAACAACACTTGCTAAACAGAAAAAACAGACAAGTAACTGTTACTAATTATATCAAGATTCTTATAATTTCCACAGTAAAAATGGTCAACAAAAGGTAAAAATTCTTGAACAACAAAAATTCATCAAAACTTATTTACATTTTTTACTAATTTCAAGTTTTTAACCCATTTTTTTTTACCTTACAATGTTGCAGGAAGATGATAGATTACCATGGCAACGATGGAAGTCTCGGAAAAGACGAAAACTCGATAAAAATATTAACTTACAACATTTTGGCAGCACATGTACCAACTACAACAAATTGGGATGAAAGGAAATCTAAGTTGCTTGAAGAATTAAAGGACTACAAAGCTGATGTTATGTGTCTGCAAGAAGTTGTTGATACAGATGTTACAGAATTTTTTGGTCCTCAGTTGCTCGTACATGGATACGAATACATAATGAATACCGAAAGAAATGATATGTATTTTGGTCCAGGGAACAATTTCAAGATGGGATGTGCCATTTTTTACAAGAGTTCGAGTTTTCGAGTTAATAAAAATTCCCCGTATGGGCCTTATAAGGTACAGTACAATGCATAATTCTCTGTTTCGATTTTTTGGATGAATTATCTGTTTTCTTGGATAAATTACTGAGGTTTTAAGAAAATTTGACTGTAAAAATTCATTAAGATGCTGAAAATGTGTTTTGATCGGCTTACTGTCATCGTAATTGAAATGGGTTTTCGTCTGCTGTTCATCTGAATATCTGATGTTTCTGCAATATGGGCAGAATGGTATGGTATACCGTCTCTGGTCGCAAAATGTTGCAGTCGTAATCTTGGAACATTGTGTCATGTATAATTTTCTGTTTTGATTTCTTGGATGAGTTATCTGTTTTCTTGGATAAATTACTGAGGTTTTAAGAAAATTTGACTGTAAAAATTCATTAAGATGCTGAAAATGTGTTTTGATCGGTTTACTGTCATCGTAATTGAAATGGGTTTTTCGTCTGCTGTTCATCTGAATATCTGATGTTTCTGCAATATGGGCAGAATGGTATTGTATACCGTCTCTGGTCGCAAGATGTTGTAGTCGTAATCCTGAACATTGTGTCATGTATAAGGTGCAATGTATAATTTTCTGTTTCGATTTCTTGGATGAATTTCTGTTTTCTTGGATATATTACCGAGATTTTAAGAAATTGTGTTTTTGATCATTCCTGTCTTCTTGATCATTCTGCATTTTTTACCGTTTCTGGTCGCAAAATGTTGCAGTCGTAATCTTGAACATTGTGTCATGTATATGGCTAAGACCGGCTCAAAATATGGTCATGTACTGATGTAATGTCGCGAGTAGGACCAACCTATTTCGACAGTTTCAGCGACGTGACACCTGAAAAAAAAACTTAACAGGAATGAATTTTACTTTTTGTAGCATAAAATTTGGGAAAACTGTACAAAAACATATTTTATGATGTTCCGGGATCCCATCTAGCAAATATAGACTCGCGAAAGCGTACTGATTAATGTAGTTGTTGTAGTACTGACAGGCAATTCCATGTAAAAATGCAGATAAATTTTCGTCGTGCTGCACGCCAGTTTCTGAGAGATCATAACCTGGAAAACCCTGAAAATGCAATTAGATACCTGAAGGTAAAGTAATTTCTGAAAATTTATTTTCAGAGATACGTTTCGATTATTTAGAATGCATTAGATCCTGCAATTTCATGTTTCTGATCCTAGTTAACTGATCCTGCAAAGAGCATTCTTTCAGTTTCTGTTTCGATTATTTGGAATGCATTTAGATCCTGCAATTTGGTTTTGCAGGATAAAGCTGGGATTGGCTGTATGCTGGAGTTTCgaccccaaaaaaagaaaataatgatttTCATAGTGACTGTGCATCTTACAGCAAACGAAGAATTGTCTGATGTCAAATTGCTTCAAACCTATCTGCTGCTTAAGGGATTGTCAATCATTGAAAAAGAGAAAATCCCAATTATTGTTGCAGGAGATTTTAACATTATTCCGAAGAGGTATGTTACTGTTAATGCTATCTATGGAAAAGATCTAGGGCTTTTGCTCAGGAGAGAATTGCTGTGAATGGAGATTTTACTTCTTACAAAATCCGCGCTTTTTCAGTCAATCGCAGCATTCACAGCAGATTTGAACAGAATTTTTTTTAGCTCACTGGTTGCAGGATCAGTTAACTAGGTTATTCAATTTTGCAGTGAACCATATATGATGATCACAAATCGGCAGATGCCTAAACCTGCGGAAGTTAAGAAAGCGTCAACAGATGAGACGGCACCAAAAGATGAGACAGCAGCGACAGATAAGACAGTGGTGACAGATGAGACAGTGGCAACAGATAAGACAGCGCCAAAAGATGGGACAGTAGCGACAAATAAGGCAGTGCCGACAGTTGAGAAACCTGGCATAGATCTAGGCTTGTTTTTGAACGTACCACCCATGGCAGCCTCGCTGGTATGATTGTGTTTATCCTTGAGTTACGGGAATTTATGCAGAAAAGAAGTCGAAATTTGGTTAATGACTAAATGTTGGTATTTCTGAATGATTCAGGAAAGCGCATATTCGACAGTTTTTAAGCCAGGGAGTCACAAAGGGCTAAAGGAATGCAGAAGAATGAACCCTAAAACAATGGAGCCTATATTCACAACAGCCTCAAACGCAGTGGAATATTTCAAAAACACGATTGACTACATCTTTTATACAAGTACGGAATAGTTATGAAATGAGCTATATATATTACTTTTCGTATACATACAAGAAAATGATTAAAAGTTAAAACTTAAAACTCACCGTGTGTGTTGTCTGTCAGAGGAAGAATTCAGCGTGGAGGGAATTCTAGAGCCAATTGATGATGTCGAGGTGCTACCAACAGAAGATTGGCCATCAGACCACATAGCTCTCATGGCAAATATGCAGCTAAAAAAGAAGCGGAAAATGGTTGTCGAGCAGGCTAAATTCCTGAGACAGCCAGTTGCTGATATCTGGAATAAGCGAGATGAAAATTCGCCATGTAGTAGCAAGGACACTAATGATCAAGAACCTGAAACATCTGCAAACAAAGAAGCTGCTGCTGATCAGGAATGCGAAACATCCAGCAGAAAAGAGTCTGTTTATGAAGAATACGAGACGTCTACAAGCAAAGATGCTGCTGATCAGGAATGCGAAACATCCAGCAGCAAAGAGCATAATGCAAGTATGGAGGAAGATTAATTTCCTGCAAACATAGTCCGCTATGGTTGCGACTGACTTCTAGTGATTCGTCAATTAGTTTCTGCACATTATACTTTCTGAGCATTAAGGCATAATGCAAGTTTGGAAGAAGATTTATTTCCTGTAGCTTTCGGGTCTCATACTTAATGCAGCCCATATACTTTATCTAATTGTTAGATTTTTCTGGTTTAAATGCAGCATTCACTGTCATGATTAATCAGCCGCCTCAGTTAGCTGCGTCCATTTTTTTTTCCTTGCTAAATTGGTCTCATAACCACAGTCAAGAGTCGAGCAGGAACAGAAGAATGCATATAAAGAATCACAATTCCTTCACCCCAGAGGCTCAGTTCAATATTAATACAACATGCAGCAATGTAATGCAGAAACAACAGTTTATGTTCCTAAGGTACTAACAATCAATCGGCTGAGTTTCGAGTATGAACCTTAGAATACAGCATGCTGCTAATCCTGCCAGTGTCTACTGTCTAACcgtcctcgtcctcgtcctcgtcctctCTTTTTCATTTTCGTATTCCATCTTATGTTCCATTATCCCTTCTTCTGACATATCACCTTTAATCACCGATCACAATTCACATCCACCCGGTAATGCTAATTCATTTTTCTAAAGGAACTCGAAATAATCCAACCTAACATATCCGAACATAAGCTTAACTCAGTAGTCAGTTGCTAAAGTCCTAAAAAGTGGAGTTAATGACGTGAGTTCAAATCTCGTCAACATCAAAATTAAATCACCTGTGTAGCTCCCGATAGACCAAAAAAAACAGGACCCAATACAAAATATCCAACCCTTTCAACAATAACTCGAATTAAACCGAACTgattttttaaaataatgctcaaaaataaagtatttgtcgttttgggtcggttttgaaaatatttctcaaaatggtgtccacgtaggctcagGATTTCTGGACCcgaaacacgccactaccaatggcgtgttttGGGAAGGAAACACGTTATCAACAGCGTAGTGATGTGTCTTTATAACAATTTTTGACTTCAACCGACAGAACttcaaaaaagaataaaaaataaaccattttgacaaatatttttcaaaaccgactcaaaacaacaaatactttatttttgagcatttttTTAAAAACGGATTCAATTAAACCGACCCGAATAACCCGAATAACTCCAACATGACAAAACAAACGTTGAAGTTCTCATGTCTGACAAACAACACCTCTACCATATTACACGTAAAGCAATAGTACCCTGTACCCTCCACGTGTTAACACACTAATTGAACTTTGTACTTCCGAATAAAATCAAccaatattataaataaatcaaattaattttttttaaaaaaaatcttgATAGTGGAACAGTGTTGAAGCTTGGAAAGAGTGAAAATGGGAGTGGAAATAGTGAAAAATATGGGAGAAAGTGGGCATGCACAAGTAGTGCCAATATCAGTGTTTATAGCAGTTTTATGCTTTTGTTTGGTTGTAGGTCACTTGCTTGAAGAGAATCGTTGGGTTAATGAATCCATCACTGCTATTGTTATTGTATGTCTTTCTTTACTTACTCTCCCTTTTTTTTTTACGGATAATTATAGGACGTCACTGGATGGTACTAGGCTCTGGTATCGAGTCTTGGTGCAACCCTCTTTACATGTTTTAACAAGTAGGGCACCCTTAATATTGAATAATGTTATGCTAGTAACTTGGTACTCActtcgtcccaatcatttgttacTTTTCATTAAAATATTCCTCAAAAATAATACTCCATCCGATCCAGATAGATGTAAACATAAGCAAATAGTGGTTATTTAAGGAAAGGTGGAAAAGTGAGGATAGGAAATATTGATTGGGACACATGAGTTTAGGTGGATTAAATAAGTAGTCACCCAGTTGGTGAGTTGATGGTAAAGTTGTAAATAGATAGGGTATGTAAGGTAATTTAGTTATTTTTCATGCCAATAT from Silene latifolia isolate original U9 population chromosome 3, ASM4854445v1, whole genome shotgun sequence harbors:
- the LOC141646521 gene encoding carbon catabolite repressor protein 4 homolog 1-like; translated protein: MVNKRKMIDYHGNDGSLGKDENSIKILTYNILAAHVPTTTNWDERKSKLLEELKDYKADVMCLQEVVDTDVTEFFGPQLLVHGYEYIMNTERNDMYFGPGNNFKMGCAIFYKSSSFRVNKNSPYGPYKINFRRAARQFLRDHNLENPENAIRYLKDKAGIGCMLEFRPQKKKIMIFIVTVHLTANEELSDVKLLQTYLLLKGLSIIEKEKIPIIVAGDFNIIPKSEPYMMITNRQMPKPAEVKKASTDETAPKDETAATDKTVVTDETVATDKTAPKDGTVATNKAVPTVEKPGIDLGLFLNVPPMAASLESAYSTVFKPGSHKGLKECRRMNPKTMEPIFTTASNAVEYFKNTIDYIFYTKEEFSVEGILEPIDDVEVLPTEDWPSDHIALMANMQLKKKRKMVVEQAKFLRQPVADIWNKRDENSPCSSKDTNDQEPETSANKEAAADQECETSSRKESVYEEYETSTSKDAADQECETSSSKEHNASMEED